Proteins encoded in a region of the Zea mays cultivar B73 chromosome 4, Zm-B73-REFERENCE-NAM-5.0, whole genome shotgun sequence genome:
- the LOC100193626 gene encoding arginine decarboxylase 2 isoform X1, protein MDKNYGELYNILGWGEEYFAVNTEGHLSVKPFGRWTEPGQEIDVHSVIVEALATQPNDSTSKSQFPMILRFPDVLKNRIETLHNAFNSAMESTGYTSRYQGVFPIKVNQNKHVVQDMVRFGQQWNYGLEAGSKPELLIAMSCLPVTEAEPKPYLICNGYKDADYIALALSARAMGLNPIIVLEMEEELAIVLDQYRKLQQKLPDDDAVRKKFEPIIGIRAKLLTKLPGHFGSTAGKHGKFGMLADQIYEVAETLGKEGKLHWLQLLHFHIGSMIPTTGKVYDAVSEAAGIYCNLVNEHGAKWLATLDCGGGLGVDYDGTRSGDSDMSVAYGIQEYASAVVQAVRLKCDYNGVAHPVVCTESGRAMASHHSMIILETLSAIPEPQDEDTSEQLLNRIQDLSYKQPRAPVGGATAAVYSHAADLKKHGIEMYKLGKKLGKRVVADANTVYNYHMNLSVFSLLPDFWGIGQLFPMMPVSRLNEEPTLKGTLVDITCDSDGKIENFISRENTLPLHLFEPSLGGYYVAVLVSGAYQEAIAGKHNLFSGPTLVRVNSSTTKDGGFEIERVDLGPAADEIIGSMRYSVEEDIITVIEKKAKGTEEEERVWAWEMVEPLMTKALTTMPYLNEYKVPEPEPEPEPIP, encoded by the coding sequence ATGGATAAGAACTACGGTGAACTCTACAACATCCTCGGATGGGGTGAGGAGTACTTCGCGGTGAACACGGAGGGGCACCTCAGCGTGAAGCCTTTCGGCCGCTGGACGGAGCCCGGGCAGGAGATCGACGTGCACTCGGTCATCGTGGAAGCTCTAGCGACCCAACCCAACGACAGCACCAGCAAATCTCAGTTCCCCATGATCCTTCGCTTCCCCGACGTGCTCAAGAACCGTATCGAGACGCTCCATAACGCATTCAACAGCGCCATGGAGTCCACCGGGTACACGTCCAGGTACCAAGGCGTGTTCCCGATCAAGGTGAACCAGAACAAGCACGTCGTGCAGGACATGGTTAGGTTCGGCCAGCAATGGAACTATGGGCTCGAGGCTGGCTCCAAGCCAGAACTGCTCATCGCCATGAGCTGCCTCCCCGTCACCGAAGCCGAGCCCAAGCCGTACTTGATCTGCAACGGCTACAAGGACGCGGACTACATCGCGCTCGCGCTCTCGGCGCGGGCCATGGGCCTGAACCCCATCATCGTGCTCGAGATGGAGGAGGAGCTTGCCATCGTCCTCGACCAGTACAGGAAGCTGCAGCAGAAGCTGCCAGACGACGATGCCGTGCGCAAGAAGTTCGAGCCGATCATCGGCATCCGCGCCAAGCTTCTCACCAAGCTACCAGGCCACTTCGGTTCGACGGCCGGCAAGCACGGCAAGTTCGGGATGCTCGCCGACCAGATCTACGAGGTGGCCGAGACGCTCGGCAAGGAGGGCAAGTTGCACTGGCTCCAGCTGCTGCACTTCCACATCGGCTCCATGATCCCGACGACGGGGAAAGTGTACGACGCGGTGAGCGAGGCCGCTGGCATCTACTGCAACCTGGTGAACGAGCACGGCGCCAAGTGGTTGGCCACGCTGGACTGCGGCGGCGGGCTCGGGGTCGACTACGACGGGACCCGTTCAGGCGACTCCGACATGTCGGTGGCGTACGGGATACAGGAGTACGCCTCCGCCGTCGTGCAGGCGGTGCGGCTCAAGTGCGACTACAACGGCGTCGCGCACCCGGTCGTGTGCACCGAGAGCGGGCGCGCCATGGCGTCGCACCACTCCATGATCATCCTCGAGACGCTCTCGGCGATCCCGGAGCCGCAGGACGAGgacacctccgagcagctgttgaACAGGATCCAGGACCTATCTTACAAGCAGCCGAGAGCTCCGGTTGGCGGCGCCACGGCGGCCGTTTACTCTCACGCCGCAGACCTCAAGAAGCACGGCATCGAGATGTACAAGCTTGGCAAGAAGCTCGGCAAGAGGGTCGTCGCCGATGCCAACACCGTCTATAACTACCACATGAACCTCTCCGTCTTCTCGCTGTTGCCTGACTTCTGGGGCATAGGGCAGCTCTTCCCGATGATGCCGGTGAGCCGCCTCAACGAGGAGCCGACTCTCAAGGGCACGCTGGTGGACATCACCTGCGACAGTGACGGGAAGATCGAGAACTTCATCAGCCGCGAAAACACATTGCCGCTGCACCTGTTCGAGCCGAGCCTCGGTGGCTACTACGTGGCCGTACTCGTCTCCGGGGCGTACCAGGAGGCCATTGCTGGCAAGCACAACCTGTTCAGTGGCCCAACCCTCGTTCGTGTCAATAGTAGCACTACAAAAGATGGCGGCTTCGAGATTGAACGCGTTGACCTGGGCCCAGCTGCGGATGAGATCATCGGCAGCATGAGGTACAGCGTCGAGGAAGACATTATCACCGTCATCGAGAAGAAAGCCAAGGGGACAGAAGAAGAAGAACGTGtgtgggcgtgggagatggtggagCCACTCATGACCAAAGCGCTCACCACCATGCCCTACCTCAACGAATACAAGGTCCCTGAACCTGAACCTGAACCTGAACCCATCCCTTGA